The Candidatus Effluviviaceae Genus I sp. genome contains a region encoding:
- a CDS encoding 4Fe-4S binding protein, with the protein MRSLRTRVQVLFVAGTLWLLIRGLLGLTQNTCDTYCPFGGLVALFPLFKHKAYTCRLTELNTALLVSLVVLTLATKKSFCSWICPFGTVSEWLARLGRKVLRRDIRVPGAVDRVLVNLRYVVLVAIVALTWTVWQYDLGFRAYDPFYILFSWGGHGTFPWSFAILAAILALIFVVPFAWCRYLCPLGAVMDPMSRLGPMRVRRNAAACVDCGDCDAACPHRIAVSTADQVTARNCTNCLECVVACGDRKALDLSLAGRRSVGGRSPLGRAIVIPLVIAALIALAFGTAGVYRVPTLERAFMDERPGVVKTVEFEVEGLKCGGVAKFLAAKIADVPGVVAITVYTRTNTAIVEFDPSLTGPEEIRRAYERPDTIEGHEYEVFKTRSVREVH; encoded by the coding sequence ATGAGATCTCTACGGACACGCGTGCAGGTGCTCTTCGTTGCGGGAACGCTGTGGCTGCTCATCCGCGGGCTTCTCGGGCTTACCCAGAACACGTGCGACACCTACTGCCCGTTCGGCGGACTCGTGGCGCTCTTCCCGCTCTTCAAACACAAGGCGTACACCTGCCGCCTGACCGAGCTCAACACCGCGCTCCTCGTCTCGCTCGTCGTGCTCACGCTCGCGACGAAAAAGTCCTTCTGCTCGTGGATCTGCCCGTTCGGGACGGTGTCCGAGTGGCTGGCGCGGCTGGGGCGGAAGGTCCTCCGGCGCGACATCAGAGTCCCGGGGGCGGTCGACAGGGTCCTCGTGAACCTCCGCTACGTCGTCCTCGTCGCGATCGTCGCGCTCACGTGGACGGTGTGGCAGTACGACCTGGGCTTCCGCGCGTACGATCCGTTCTATATCCTGTTCTCGTGGGGAGGTCACGGGACCTTCCCGTGGAGCTTTGCCATCCTCGCCGCCATCCTCGCCCTCATCTTCGTGGTGCCCTTCGCGTGGTGTCGGTACCTCTGTCCCCTGGGCGCCGTGATGGATCCGATGAGCCGCCTAGGTCCCATGAGGGTCCGGCGGAACGCAGCGGCCTGCGTGGACTGCGGCGACTGCGACGCGGCATGTCCCCATCGGATCGCCGTCTCGACCGCGGACCAGGTGACCGCGAGGAACTGCACGAACTGCCTCGAGTGCGTGGTCGCCTGCGGGGATCGCAAGGCGCTCGACCTGTCTCTCGCGGGGAGGCGATCGGTCGGCGGTCGGTCGCCGCTTGGGCGGGCGATCGTCATCCCCCTCGTGATCGCCGCGCTCATCGCTCTGGCGTTCGGGACGGCCGGCGTGTACCGCGTTCCGACCCTCGAACGCGCCTTCATGGACGAGCGGCCGGGGGTCGTGAAGACGGTCGAGTTCGAGGTGGAGGGTCTGAAGTGCGGCGGCGTGGCGAAGTTCCTCGCCGCGAAGATCGCGGACGTGCCGGGCGTCGTCGCGATCACCGTGTACACGAGGACGAACACGGCCATCGTGGAGTTCGATCCTTCCCTCACCGGCCCGGAGGAGATCCGCCGCGCGTACGAGCGGCCGGACACGATCGAGGGGCACGAGTACGAGGTCTTCAAGACGAGATCGGTGCGGGAGGTGCACTAG